The following are from one region of the Halarcobacter sp. genome:
- the tpx gene encoding thiol peroxidase has product MATTKLKGNLVNLAGTEVNVGDKAPEINVVGQDLSDIKIGGKAQVIVVVPSLDTAVCAAETRKFNEEAARTDAEVVVVSMDLPFAMGRFCTTEGIENLKVGSDFRNKDFANAYGVLIADGPLAGVACRAIFVTDAQGVVTYKEICPEITEEPNYEAALAAIK; this is encoded by the coding sequence ATGGCAACAACTAAACTAAAGGGTAACCTAGTAAACTTAGCTGGTACAGAAGTAAATGTAGGAGATAAAGCTCCTGAAATAAATGTTGTAGGACAAGACTTATCTGATATTAAAATTGGTGGGAAAGCACAAGTTATAGTTGTAGTTCCGTCATTAGATACTGCTGTTTGTGCAGCAGAAACAAGAAAATTCAATGAAGAAGCAGCAAGAACTGATGCTGAGGTAGTAGTTGTATCTATGGATTTACCATTTGCAATGGGAAGATTTTGTACAACTGAAGGAATTGAAAACTTAAAAGTTGGAAGTGATTTTAGAAATAAAGATTTCGCAAATGCATATGGTGTATTAATTGCTGATGGACCACTTGCAGGTGTTGCTTGTAGAGCAATTTTTGTTACTGACGCTCAAGGTGTTGTAACATATAAAGAGATTTGTCCAGAAATTACTGAAGAGCCAAATTATGAGGCTGCTTTAGCTGCTATTAAATAG
- the msrP gene encoding protein-methionine-sulfoxide reductase catalytic subunit MsrP produces the protein MNILKKPSWQISENEVTPKELFDKRRDFLKLGAASLVATSSVIELFAKESLPLKNLNYIEDNNPNKLELNSYEQITSYNNFYEFTTSKEGVKPLSKTLNTNSWDIIVDGLVEKEMIIRFEDLLKNFQLEERIYRFRCVEGWSMVVPWIGFKLSDFIKYVKPLSKAKYIRFETLFDDEMFPDQARGFFSTISYPYVEGLRLDEAMNDLTILAVGLYGSSMPKQNGAPIRLIVPWKYGFKSIKSIARISFVEEEPLNSWQKENPKEYGFYANVNPNVDHPRWSQKKERVLGKFFKQNTLMFNGYEKEVASLYANMDLKKYF, from the coding sequence ATGAATATATTAAAAAAGCCTTCTTGGCAAATAAGTGAAAATGAAGTTACTCCCAAAGAACTTTTTGATAAAAGAAGAGATTTTTTAAAACTAGGTGCTGCATCTTTAGTTGCAACATCTTCAGTTATTGAACTTTTTGCAAAAGAGTCTTTACCTTTAAAAAATTTAAATTATATAGAAGATAATAATCCAAATAAATTGGAACTAAACAGTTATGAGCAAATAACTTCTTATAACAATTTTTATGAGTTTACTACAAGTAAAGAGGGTGTAAAACCTTTATCTAAAACTTTAAACACTAATAGCTGGGATATTATTGTAGATGGTTTAGTTGAAAAAGAGATGATAATCAGATTTGAGGATTTATTAAAGAATTTTCAATTAGAAGAGAGAATATATAGATTTAGATGTGTTGAGGGTTGGTCTATGGTTGTACCTTGGATTGGCTTTAAATTATCAGATTTTATAAAATATGTAAAACCTCTTTCAAAAGCAAAATATATTAGATTTGAAACTTTATTTGATGATGAGATGTTCCCTGACCAAGCTAGAGGTTTTTTCTCAACTATATCTTATCCATATGTAGAGGGCTTACGTCTAGATGAAGCAATGAATGATTTAACCATATTAGCAGTTGGACTTTATGGTTCATCTATGCCCAAACAAAATGGAGCACCAATTAGATTAATTGTTCCTTGGAAATATGGATTTAAATCTATCAAATCAATTGCAAGAATAAGTTTTGTAGAGGAAGAACCTTTAAACTCTTGGCAAAAAGAAAATCCAAAAGAGTATGGATTTTACGCAAATGTAAATCCAAATGTAGATCATCCAAGATGGAGTCAAAAGAAAGAGAGGGTTTTAGGTAAATTTTTTAAACAAAATACTTTGATGTTTAATGGTTATGAAAAAGAAGTTGCATCATTATATGCAAATATGGATTTGAAGAAATATTTTTAA
- a CDS encoding ferric reductase-like transmembrane domain-containing protein translates to MKKGILTFLLFLPFFFIVYEVFIIKNVIDPIKYIYTYTGISATVLLFVTVSLSLIKKWINLIKYRKIVGLMGFFYALLHFLNFIIFDAQGDFSFIINESFDKPFIYLGVIAFFILLFMAITSTKRLFKNYVRYHKLVYISLILITIHFTMAQKSFVLIDLLFIIIILIIGYFKLLQYIIKKNNF, encoded by the coding sequence ATGAAGAAAGGAATCCTAACTTTTTTATTGTTTTTACCATTTTTTTTTATTGTATATGAAGTTTTTATTATAAAAAATGTAATTGATCCTATAAAATATATATATACATATACAGGAATAAGTGCGACAGTATTACTTTTTGTTACAGTAAGTTTATCTTTAATAAAAAAATGGATAAATCTTATTAAATATAGAAAAATAGTAGGTTTGATGGGATTTTTTTATGCTTTATTACATTTTCTAAATTTTATTATTTTTGATGCACAAGGGGATTTTTCATTTATAATAAATGAAAGTTTTGATAAACCATTTATTTATCTTGGAGTTATAGCTTTTTTTATACTACTTTTTATGGCTATTACCTCTACTAAAAGATTATTTAAAAATTATGTTAGGTACCATAAGCTAGTTTATATATCACTTATTCTTATTACAATACATTTTACAATGGCACAAAAATCTTTTGTATTAATTGACTTACTATTTATAATAATAATATTGATTATTGGATACTTTAAACTTCTACAATATATTATTAAAAAAAATAATTTTTAA
- a CDS encoding methyl-accepting chemotaxis protein encodes MKSWSIGSKLNLLILVSSIVGLVIAFSMFSFYLGNVKLGVYKEATKNLNSIVKQKVLAKEEICISNAVSIANDGKIVEALKNKDRDELVSIMQKLSKDFKDNTNFKNIKIHLHDNEGNSFLRSWKPEKYGDKLLDIREAISSVHANKKAVVGTEVGVSNVNLVGVAPITSNGEFIGSVEFKAGYNSIIKDVKKYYHSNVLMLLDKEKISNKSILEKLKKVGKYALNQKTYDEQFANYVSSLNLSDIEKNTYYVGDEYFITLNPIVDYSGDKIGYYVVGEEIKHIEELVAHSQSIIYMALALIVVILLLISVIIAIFSRKIIIKPLKELDNAITSINKNSDTSNRVDVEREDEIGKVAQNFNNYLDKIENGIKQDAKVIEEAIDIVHKAKEGFYTYDIKEIASSPQVEELKQKVNEMLKVTKDNLSIITNALIQYGNAHYDYSIDAKSSGNVGSLIKGTNALGTSVSELLNMVDNSSKRLSTNAEALASTSEQLSASSLQQAASLEETAAAIEEITSTITQNDEKTKKMLIISKEMEATSQEDDRLAHETGKSMEDINKATDDIVDAITIIDQIAFQTNILSLNAAVEAATAGEAGKGFAVVAQEVRNLASRSAEAAKEIKDLVIYAQEKTKNGKGTADKMVESFNFLSSKVSEVASLVGEVSAASNEQRQGMNQINDAINQLDKSTQENANASEAVSQKAMALSELSSQLVSIIQRTSFDKSKEKSVCNVNLVFDTTKLKLDHISFKENNFSKVGQGESWKVKNHHECDLGKWIEAHSNEGFTKNKDWEDLLKAHENVHSCVQKYIDVDSKDKKDSQLIGIAKNIEENTTAVFNYIDKIKEHKCDEMRLERGRDTFKEEKDPKKYHKKINEYKKEESLHDRKGVIKDNSKDDEWESF; translated from the coding sequence ATGAAAAGTTGGAGTATAGGAAGTAAATTGAATTTACTTATTTTAGTAAGTTCTATAGTTGGTTTGGTTATTGCCTTTAGTATGTTTTCTTTTTATTTAGGAAACGTTAAATTGGGAGTTTATAAAGAAGCAACAAAAAATTTAAACTCAATTGTTAAACAAAAGGTTTTAGCTAAAGAGGAGATATGTATATCAAATGCAGTATCAATTGCAAATGATGGAAAAATAGTTGAAGCTTTAAAAAATAAAGATAGAGATGAACTTGTTTCTATTATGCAAAAACTTTCAAAAGATTTTAAAGATAATACAAACTTTAAAAACATAAAAATACATCTTCATGACAATGAAGGAAACTCTTTTTTAAGATCATGGAAACCTGAAAAATATGGTGATAAACTTTTAGATATAAGAGAAGCTATTTCAAGTGTTCACGCAAATAAAAAAGCAGTAGTAGGAACAGAGGTTGGTGTTTCAAATGTAAATCTAGTAGGTGTTGCACCCATAACTAGCAATGGTGAATTTATTGGAAGTGTAGAGTTTAAAGCTGGATATAATTCAATTATAAAAGATGTGAAAAAATATTATCACTCTAATGTATTAATGTTATTAGATAAAGAAAAAATTTCTAATAAGTCTATTCTTGAAAAACTTAAAAAAGTAGGAAAATATGCTTTAAATCAAAAAACATATGATGAACAGTTTGCAAATTATGTTTCTTCTTTAAATCTTTCAGATATTGAAAAAAACACTTATTATGTAGGAGATGAGTACTTTATTACATTAAATCCAATTGTAGATTATTCGGGGGATAAAATTGGTTATTATGTAGTTGGTGAAGAGATTAAACATATTGAAGAGTTAGTAGCTCATTCCCAATCAATTATATACATGGCTTTAGCACTAATAGTGGTTATTTTACTTCTAATAAGTGTTATAATTGCTATTTTCTCAAGAAAAATTATCATAAAACCACTAAAAGAGTTAGATAATGCAATTACTTCAATAAATAAAAATTCAGACACTTCAAATAGGGTGGATGTAGAAAGAGAAGATGAAATAGGAAAAGTTGCACAAAATTTCAATAACTACTTAGATAAAATAGAAAATGGAATAAAACAAGATGCTAAAGTTATAGAAGAAGCAATTGATATTGTTCATAAAGCTAAAGAGGGATTCTATACATATGATATAAAAGAAATTGCAAGCTCTCCTCAAGTTGAAGAGTTAAAACAAAAAGTAAATGAGATGTTAAAAGTTACAAAAGATAACTTATCAATTATTACAAATGCCCTAATTCAATATGGTAATGCCCACTATGATTATTCAATTGATGCAAAAAGTTCAGGTAATGTTGGATCATTAATTAAAGGAACAAACGCTTTAGGAACTTCTGTATCAGAGCTTTTAAATATGGTAGATAATTCTAGTAAAAGATTATCTACAAATGCTGAAGCGTTAGCCTCAACTTCTGAGCAATTATCAGCATCGTCTTTACAACAAGCAGCTTCTTTAGAAGAAACAGCAGCAGCTATTGAAGAGATAACTTCAACTATTACTCAAAATGATGAGAAAACTAAAAAGATGTTAATAATCTCAAAAGAGATGGAAGCAACAAGTCAAGAAGATGATAGATTAGCCCATGAAACTGGAAAATCAATGGAAGATATTAATAAAGCTACAGATGATATTGTAGATGCAATTACAATAATTGATCAAATTGCATTTCAAACAAATATTCTTTCACTTAATGCAGCTGTTGAAGCAGCTACAGCTGGAGAAGCAGGAAAAGGTTTTGCAGTAGTAGCTCAAGAGGTTAGAAATCTAGCAAGTAGATCTGCTGAAGCTGCTAAAGAGATTAAAGATTTAGTTATTTATGCCCAAGAAAAAACAAAAAATGGTAAAGGTACAGCTGACAAGATGGTAGAGAGTTTTAACTTTTTAAGTTCAAAAGTATCAGAAGTAGCTTCTTTAGTAGGGGAAGTTTCAGCTGCTTCAAATGAACAAAGACAAGGTATGAACCAAATCAATGATGCAATAAACCAATTAGATAAGTCAACCCAAGAAAATGCAAATGCTTCAGAAGCAGTATCTCAAAAAGCGATGGCTTTAAGTGAGTTATCTTCACAATTAGTTTCTATTATTCAAAGAACAAGCTTTGATAAATCAAAAGAAAAATCGGTGTGTAATGTAAATCTTGTATTTGATACAACAAAATTAAAACTTGATCATATCTCATTTAAAGAAAACAACTTTAGCAAAGTTGGGCAAGGTGAATCATGGAAAGTAAAAAATCACCATGAATGTGATTTAGGTAAGTGGATAGAAGCTCATTCAAATGAAGGATTTACAAAAAATAAAGATTGGGAAGATTTATTAAAAGCCCATGAAAATGTTCACAGTTGCGTACAAAAATATATAGATGTAGATTCAAAAGATAAAAAAGATAGTCAATTAATTGGCATCGCAAAAAATATTGAAGAGAATACAACAGCTGTATTTAATTATATAGATAAAATAAAAGAACATAAATGCGATGAAATGAGATTAGAAAGAGGGCGTGATACATTTAAAGAGGAAAAAGACCCAAAAAAATACCATAAAAAAATTAATGAGTACAAAAAAGAGGAGTCTTTGCACGATAGAAAAGGTGTTATAAAAGACAATAGTAAGGACGATGAATGGGAAAGTTTTTAG
- a CDS encoding site-specific integrase, giving the protein MKFYSRNDILYVRINGQRVSTKLKDTKENRKLVTSYYKNDEFFKKFDVNKNVPTIVELCEEVLDEKEETLKQTTYRAYESIFRNRIKNYFNDTLINEIKPIDIEKWYKTFSDRSTLINALSVFKPAIEKAILREYIKTTPLVISKPRFTKSYSLNPFTFDEIMYLLDTCKINWFKNLIGINFFTGLRTGEVLGLKWSEIDFTNYTIEVNRTITKGFIQSPKTKSSQRVIDMLPQCEKFLKSQQRLTGLGEYVFISPCTDKHFLDSNSLASNWKKLLKKCNLKTRGIYQLRHSFASNMLSNGEDLLWVSSMLGHKSANITLEKYTKYLRRRTVRKVSVLDTMNTKVAQ; this is encoded by the coding sequence ATGAAATTTTACTCTCGTAATGACATACTATATGTCAGAATAAATGGTCAAAGAGTATCTACCAAATTAAAAGATACAAAAGAAAATAGAAAACTAGTTACATCATATTATAAAAATGATGAGTTCTTTAAAAAGTTTGATGTTAATAAAAATGTTCCAACTATTGTTGAGCTTTGTGAAGAGGTTTTAGATGAAAAAGAAGAAACTCTAAAACAAACAACTTATAGAGCATATGAAAGTATTTTTAGAAATAGAATAAAAAACTATTTTAATGATACGCTTATCAATGAGATAAAACCTATTGATATAGAAAAATGGTATAAAACATTTAGTGATAGAAGTACTTTAATAAATGCTCTATCAGTTTTTAAGCCAGCTATTGAGAAAGCAATACTAAGGGAGTACATAAAAACTACTCCTTTAGTTATTTCAAAACCAAGATTTACAAAAAGTTATTCATTAAATCCTTTTACATTTGATGAAATTATGTACTTGTTAGATACTTGTAAAATTAATTGGTTTAAAAACCTTATAGGAATTAACTTTTTTACAGGTCTTAGAACTGGTGAAGTTTTAGGTTTAAAATGGAGTGAAATAGATTTTACTAATTATACAATAGAAGTAAATAGAACTATAACAAAAGGGTTTATTCAATCTCCAAAAACAAAAAGTTCTCAAAGAGTAATTGATATGCTTCCTCAATGTGAAAAATTTTTAAAATCTCAACAAAGATTAACTGGACTTGGTGAGTATGTTTTTATTTCTCCTTGTACAGATAAACATTTTCTTGATTCTAATTCTTTAGCCAGTAATTGGAAAAAACTCTTAAAAAAATGTAATCTAAAAACAAGAGGAATATATCAACTAAGACATTCTTTTGCAAGTAACATGTTATCAAATGGAGAAGATTTACTTTGGGTATCTTCTATGTTAGGTCATAAATCTGCAAATATCACATTAGAGAAATATACTAAATACCTTAGAAGAAGAACAGTAAGAAAAGTTTCTGTACTAGATACTATGAACACAAAAGTAGCACAGTAA